The Thermodesulfobacteriota bacterium genome has a segment encoding these proteins:
- a CDS encoding pentapeptide repeat-containing protein, whose protein sequence is MIFTHLLKKPQATFQNALIAGTAYFNSANFEGNADFATSRIRDDAVFIETVFDKKATFERLQIGEAGFFRNAIFKDEVSFVVAKIGSNAEFNEAKFYSKANFQGCTIGKGAIFTPITFEQEVNFGGAQIEGNVSFSKCVFKGKGIFDNYHVKQHVLFDSVIFEKEASFNGAQFDGNANFRYAIFRDNAVFLGSQFKNFCFYEGTIFSKDVGFQNATYKIIYFHEAGERRSQFNGTIDLSGCTYDRVEPITFVNEIIERMKRYDRNSYIQMEETLQKAGESRLANRIYYKRKLKESSQMSISRQPLDWLYDRLLYLFTGYGVKLGRLLLLMLIIIVVGTFIFQSEGGRTTNF, encoded by the coding sequence CTATTGAAAAAACCCCAAGCCACTTTTCAAAATGCCTTGATTGCTGGTACAGCCTATTTTAATTCCGCTAATTTCGAAGGGAATGCTGACTTTGCAACTTCTCGGATTAGAGATGACGCGGTCTTTATAGAAACAGTTTTCGATAAAAAGGCCACTTTTGAAAGGTTACAAATAGGAGAGGCTGGTTTTTTTAGAAATGCTATTTTCAAAGATGAGGTTAGTTTTGTAGTGGCGAAGATTGGTAGCAACGCTGAGTTTAACGAGGCTAAATTTTATTCTAAGGCTAATTTTCAAGGTTGTACAATTGGAAAAGGTGCAATTTTTACTCCTATTACGTTTGAGCAGGAAGTCAACTTTGGCGGTGCTCAAATAGAGGGGAATGTCTCATTTTCTAAATGTGTTTTTAAAGGAAAGGGGATATTCGATAATTACCATGTTAAGCAGCATGTACTTTTTGATTCGGTAATTTTTGAGAAAGAAGCTAGTTTTAATGGCGCGCAGTTTGATGGAAATGCTAATTTTAGGTATGCAATATTTAGAGACAATGCAGTTTTTCTGGGTAGTCAATTCAAGAATTTTTGCTTTTATGAAGGAACTATCTTTTCGAAAGATGTCGGTTTTCAAAACGCAACTTATAAAATTATTTATTTTCACGAAGCTGGTGAGCGTCGAAGTCAATTCAACGGCACAATTGATTTGAGTGGTTGCACCTATGATCGTGTTGAACCTATCACATTTGTGAATGAAATAATCGAACGTATGAAGAGGTATGACCGTAACTCATATATTCAGATGGAGGAAACACTTCAAAAAGCAGGTGAATCAAGACTAGCGAATAGAATTTATTATAAACGAAAACTCAAAGAATCATCGCAAATGAGTATCTCTAGGCAACCTCTTGATTGGCTTTATGATAGATTATTGTACTTATTTACAGGATATGGTGTAAAACTCGGACGTCTTCTTCTGCTTATGTTGATTATTATTGTTGTTGGCACTTTTATATTTCAATCAGAGGGGGGCCGTACAACAAATTTCTAA
- a CDS encoding HNH endonuclease translates to MKFWVGITDNEWFDYLSRLSPEEVNFWQPSGNLKFRAIQTGGLFLFKLHSPLNYITGGGFFVSYSQLPISIAWEAFGEKNGAPSYEMLRARILKYRESSGRHELDPMIGCIVLTSPFFFTEHDWIPAPKDWRPNIVQGKTYDSSEPEGASLWSAVQERITNKTGTEHNLIAMRETTPYGSEYLIRARLGQGAFRVLVTEAYNRRCGITGERTLPALEAAHIKPYSNTGPNTTNNGLLLRSDIHRLFDLGYLTITNDFHVEVSKRIKEEYENGREYYAFHGKELKVPSKLADYPSRDYIEWHNQNIYVP, encoded by the coding sequence ATGAAATTCTGGGTAGGAATAACTGATAACGAATGGTTTGATTACTTATCAAGACTTTCGCCGGAAGAGGTAAATTTTTGGCAACCTAGTGGGAACCTCAAATTTCGAGCTATTCAAACAGGTGGATTATTTTTGTTCAAGTTACACAGTCCTTTGAATTATATAACTGGCGGCGGCTTCTTTGTAAGTTATTCCCAATTACCAATTTCAATAGCTTGGGAAGCCTTTGGAGAGAAGAATGGGGCTCCTAGCTATGAGATGTTGAGAGCAAGAATCCTTAAGTATAGAGAAAGCAGTGGAAGACATGAACTTGACCCAATGATTGGTTGTATTGTTCTGACAAGCCCCTTCTTTTTTACGGAACATGATTGGATTCCCGCACCCAAAGACTGGAGACCGAATATAGTGCAAGGCAAAACATATGATTCTAGTGAACCAGAGGGAGCCTCTTTATGGTCAGCCGTTCAAGAACGCATCACAAACAAAACGGGAACCGAGCACAATTTAATAGCCATGAGAGAAACTACACCTTATGGATCTGAATATTTGATACGTGCTCGACTAGGTCAAGGCGCTTTTCGTGTTCTTGTAACAGAAGCATATAATAGACGATGTGGGATTACTGGTGAACGTACGCTTCCTGCATTAGAGGCAGCTCACATCAAACCATATTCCAACACAGGGCCAAATACCACTAATAACGGACTTTTGCTTAGGTCGGATATACATAGGTTATTCGATCTGGGATATTTAACCATTACTAACGATTTCCATGTAGAAGTTAGTAAACGTATTAAAGAGGAATACGAAAACGGACGAGAGTACTATGCTTTCCATGGCAAAGAATTGAAGGTCCCTTCGAAGTTAGCAGATTATCCTTCACGAGACTATATTGAATGGCATAACCAAAATATTTATGTGCCGTAA
- a CDS encoding DUF559 domain-containing protein: MLEIEIDGVSHDFEEVYIKDMAREQRLESLGVHFLWFDNKEVKKDVNSVLQSMESWIL, from the coding sequence ATGCTAGAGATAGAGATCGACGGAGTCAGCCATGATTTTGAGGAGGTATATATAAAAGATATGGCGAGAGAGCAAAGACTGGAAAGCCTTGGGGTTCACTTCTTGTGGTTTGATAATAAAGAAGTTAAAAAAGATGTAAACAGCGTTCTCCAATCCATGGAAAGCTGGATTTTGTAG
- a CDS encoding DUF971 domain-containing protein: protein MHSYDLNPPLQSKPREITEFSDSALMVVWDDGHESLYLYEDLRKACPCARCNELRKSAKKGGSPFKRTIPLETGSAHIRPRHIEPVGLYAIRFAWNDGHDTGIYTFDFLRELCTCEKCQPGRE from the coding sequence ATGCATTCCTACGATTTGAATCCACCATTGCAATCAAAGCCAAGAGAGATAACTGAATTCAGCGATAGCGCCTTGATGGTCGTCTGGGACGACGGCCATGAGAGCTTGTATCTGTATGAGGACCTGAGAAAGGCATGTCCCTGTGCCAGATGTAACGAACTCAGAAAGTCCGCCAAGAAGGGCGGGTCGCCTTTTAAGCGCACCATTCCTCTTGAAACCGGGTCGGCACATATAAGACCGCGTCACATAGAACCGGTGGGTCTATACGCAATCCGGTTTGCCTGGAATGACGGGCACGATACCGGAATATATACTTTTGATTTCCTGAGAGAACTCTGTACCTGCGAGAAGTGCCAGCCGGGCCGTGAGTAA
- a CDS encoding EAL domain-containing protein yields MPTINTNVLVLNDEVVDETFYDPLTGFPNKSIFAEHLGCSIERRRQHEDYLFAVLYLDLDQFKSLSDRHGEKISDQVLAEIASRIKHCLRSEDKVARVGQDEFTILLGDIKDFSDAARIAERIQKSLENPLKVDGHDYMISVSIGIAISEKGQDDPEDLIQKAEIAKNRAKSQGKARQEVFNSRVQAGSNGLIRLESALWRALECEDFRVYYQPILSLETGRIIGAEALVRWHHSERGLLSPSDFISLAEETGLIVPINEWVLRTACIQSKEWQLPGRPPVQVAVNFTARQFQQPDLPELIRKVLRETDTHPQALELEITESTAVKNINNSVRLLKELRSMGLQISIDDFGTGYSSMSYLKSFPVNTLKIDQSFVRDIGRGDNDVTLIKTIISMAHTLKLNVIAEGVETEDQLAFLLSHHCDRIQGFLFSKPVPAEEFTKLIKKGHKLSPEILKRAKESWRKKFLGELLLESGFIDSEKLSRALKEKRACNEKLGQILMRFGYVNEDVLIEFLAKQRGFEGVNLFKKGIDKKVVNLIPRDVAEKYKVLPIGFKTEGGIKKLVVAMANPSDLGAIDTLVFITGHAIEPVFAREEQFTWIIRYFY; encoded by the coding sequence ATGCCCACTATAAATACCAACGTATTGGTGCTAAACGACGAGGTCGTTGATGAAACCTTTTACGACCCGCTGACCGGGTTTCCTAATAAATCTATATTTGCCGAACACTTAGGGTGTAGCATCGAGAGGAGAAGACAGCACGAAGATTATTTATTTGCGGTGCTTTACCTGGACCTGGACCAGTTCAAATCCCTGAGCGATAGACATGGAGAAAAGATCAGCGACCAGGTACTAGCCGAGATAGCCAGCCGGATTAAGCATTGTCTTCGCTCCGAGGACAAGGTGGCACGGGTAGGTCAAGATGAGTTTACGATTTTACTAGGTGATATCAAGGATTTCAGTGATGCGGCCCGTATCGCCGAACGAATCCAAAAATCGCTGGAGAATCCACTCAAGGTGGATGGTCATGATTATATGATAAGCGTAAGTATAGGTATTGCCATCAGCGAAAAGGGCCAGGACGACCCGGAGGACCTGATACAAAAAGCGGAAATAGCCAAGAATCGAGCCAAATCCCAGGGTAAGGCGCGGCAAGAGGTGTTTAACTCCAGGGTGCAAGCCGGTTCTAACGGACTCATAAGGCTGGAGAGTGCGCTCTGGCGGGCGCTGGAGTGTGAGGACTTTCGGGTTTATTATCAGCCTATACTCTCGCTAGAAACAGGAAGGATTATCGGAGCGGAAGCCCTGGTGCGTTGGCATCATTCGGAGAGAGGCCTCCTTTCCCCGTCGGATTTTATCTCCCTGGCCGAGGAGACCGGTTTAATAGTACCCATAAACGAGTGGGTATTGCGCACTGCCTGTATTCAAAGCAAGGAGTGGCAGCTCCCCGGTCGTCCGCCAGTGCAGGTTGCGGTCAATTTTACTGCGCGCCAGTTCCAACAGCCGGACCTGCCGGAATTAATCAGAAAGGTGCTGAGAGAGACTGATACCCATCCCCAAGCCCTCGAGCTGGAAATAACCGAGAGCACTGCCGTAAAAAACATAAATAACAGCGTCAGGTTGCTGAAAGAACTAAGGTCCATGGGCTTGCAGATCTCCATAGATGATTTTGGTACCGGCTACTCTTCTATGAGCTACCTGAAGAGTTTCCCGGTCAACACGTTAAAGATCGACCAGTCCTTCGTCAGGGACATAGGGCGCGGTGATAATGATGTAACCCTCATCAAAACCATCATTTCTATGGCCCACACGCTGAAGTTGAATGTCATAGCGGAGGGCGTGGAAACTGAAGATCAACTGGCGTTCCTGCTTTCTCATCATTGCGACCGGATTCAGGGATTTCTATTCAGCAAACCCGTACCGGCAGAGGAATTTACAAAATTAATCAAGAAGGGGCATAAACTTTCCCCGGAGATATTGAAGAGGGCAAAGGAAAGCTGGAGGAAGAAATTCCTGGGGGAGTTGCTCCTGGAGTCGGGTTTTATCGACTCGGAAAAGCTCAGCCGTGCTTTGAAAGAGAAAAGGGCATGCAACGAAAAATTGGGTCAAATCCTGATGAGGTTTGGATATGTAAACGAGGATGTCCTGATAGAATTCCTGGCAAAACAGCGCGGTTTTGAGGGTGTGAACCTATTCAAGAAAGGAATAGACAAAAAAGTGGTTAATTTGATCCCCAGGGACGTAGCCGAAAAATACAAGGTCCTGCCGATTGGATTTAAAACAGAGGGAGGAATCAAGAAACTGGTCGTGGCCATGGCAAATCCTTCAGACCTGGGTGCTATCGACACGCTAGTATTCATAACCGGCCATGCCATAGAACCGGTTTTTGCCAGGGAGGAGCAATTTACATGGATCATCAGATATTTCTATTAA
- a CDS encoding SIMPL domain-containing protein (The SIMPL domain is named for its presence in mouse protein SIMPL (signalling molecule that associates with mouse pelle-like kinase). Bacterial member BP26, from Brucella, was shown to assemble into a channel-like structure, while YggE from E. coli has been associated with resistance to oxidative stress.) encodes MSKRQLLLVLVFAVLAGSTAIAQTDKYEKSILEVSGRGEVKIKPDVAYLTLAVETTSKTASEAVKSNSEKMNGVINKLRSIIGKDDKISTTGYQLSPTYEYDEKTRRSVLTGYRASNQVVVEIKNLGDLGKLIDSTTELGANRIDSLSFGTDKREEYRREALVQAVEDARATAETVSKAAGVKILKILRISPSYEAPIPVYRDFVQAKVTPEAAPTPIEPGELTVSANVSIIFEIE; translated from the coding sequence ATGTCGAAGAGGCAATTATTACTGGTCCTTGTTTTCGCCGTTTTGGCCGGGAGTACAGCCATTGCGCAAACAGACAAGTATGAGAAAAGCATACTGGAAGTGAGCGGAAGGGGCGAGGTAAAGATAAAACCGGACGTAGCCTATCTCACCCTGGCCGTGGAGACAACCTCTAAAACCGCCTCGGAAGCGGTTAAAAGCAACTCGGAGAAAATGAACGGCGTCATAAATAAGCTAAGATCCATCATCGGCAAGGACGATAAAATCTCCACAACCGGGTATCAGTTGTCTCCGACCTATGAGTACGACGAGAAGACCAGAAGGTCGGTATTGACCGGGTACAGGGCTTCAAACCAGGTTGTAGTGGAAATTAAAAACCTAGGCGACCTCGGAAAGCTGATAGACTCGACAACGGAGCTCGGTGCAAACCGTATAGACAGCTTAAGCTTCGGCACGGATAAAAGGGAGGAATATAGAAGAGAGGCTCTGGTCCAGGCGGTAGAGGATGCCAGAGCAACGGCAGAGACCGTATCTAAAGCCGCGGGGGTAAAGATTTTGAAGATTTTAAGAATCTCCCCTTCCTATGAAGCACCTATACCGGTGTATAGAGACTTCGTCCAGGCAAAAGTAACCCCGGAGGCCGCTCCTACCCCAATCGAGCCAGGTGAACTAACCGTAAGCGCCAATGTGAGCATAATATTTGAGATAGAGTAA
- a CDS encoding type II toxin-antitoxin system VapC family toxin, whose translation MNLVIDASIIIAVVMNEPRKPALVNLAKGVNLLAPFSVHWEIGNAFSAMFKRKRISLVEARKAIEAYYQIPIRFVEVDLLEAIQIAYQCGIYAYDAYIIASAHNQKCPLATLDTGLVNIARQVGITVLEVGT comes from the coding sequence ATGAACCTGGTAATTGACGCCTCCATAATTATTGCTGTAGTAATGAACGAGCCAAGGAAACCGGCACTCGTCAACTTGGCAAAGGGAGTAAACCTTCTTGCTCCCTTCTCTGTTCACTGGGAAATTGGTAATGCCTTCTCTGCCATGTTCAAACGGAAACGCATTTCCCTGGTCGAAGCACGGAAAGCAATTGAGGCGTATTATCAGATACCGATACGGTTCGTTGAGGTGGATTTGCTAGAGGCCATCCAGATAGCCTATCAATGTGGAATTTACGCGTATGATGCCTACATAATTGCGTCTGCTCATAATCAAAAGTGTCCATTGGCAACACTTGATACGGGGCTGGTCAATATTGCAAGGCAGGTCGGTATCACGGTTTTAGAGGTGGGAACATGA
- a CDS encoding diguanylate cyclase, translating to MNETVLGKRQATRLDFLSDFVEYALRNGFEETVRYLGNNSKHLLSNPSLVVSLDVIKNDCTVFAHRKVKKGYLTFILDSIGESALKLGKDLNLILKNIRILPHENLVGDEGPDKPDFNFTLPVLHNEKPILFINFSKYDPLSNEDSDFSHVRLISSLLSSLWEREEKERAEKENIERLSLIDPLTGVFNRRAFYQFLSQDISEGRRKNSPVSLAVFDIDEFKHINDSYGHAFGDMILKQVTSKFRDLLREEDKMFRLGGDEFAVIIKADKKETHSAIQRILKEVSDSRSPRITLSGGITGIEPDENISVDEAVRQADKALYLSKESGKNQVLLYEGGDRKSEYDDLFYRMADSKVIEDIKIKLKEFAAEQITSSHLITKDPYIYKHSMAVSKHAVQLGKKLKLSDNRVKSLRFGAILYDIGMIAIPEGILNKNSKLTPDEFEIIKYHPLIVARLIQQFPILRDVLPAVLYHHEWINGHGYPFGLVGDSIPLEARIIAVVDAFHAMHSDRPYRPVLSLEESISEIIKGSGTKYDPQVVEAFLSLMTERKLLA from the coding sequence ATGAATGAAACTGTTTTAGGCAAAAGGCAAGCAACGAGGCTCGATTTCCTGAGCGATTTTGTCGAATATGCGCTAAGAAACGGCTTCGAGGAAACGGTAAGGTACTTAGGGAATAACTCTAAGCATTTATTGTCCAATCCTTCGCTCGTGGTCTCTCTCGACGTAATTAAAAACGATTGCACGGTATTCGCCCATAGAAAGGTTAAAAAGGGCTATCTCACCTTTATCCTGGATAGCATCGGTGAAAGCGCTTTGAAATTGGGGAAAGACCTTAACCTTATCCTCAAGAACATTAGAATCCTGCCACATGAGAATCTGGTAGGGGATGAAGGCCCCGACAAGCCGGACTTTAATTTTACATTGCCGGTACTGCATAATGAGAAACCAATCTTGTTCATCAACTTTTCGAAATACGACCCTCTCTCTAATGAGGATAGCGATTTTTCTCATGTTCGTTTGATATCCAGCCTGCTCTCGTCCCTCTGGGAGCGTGAGGAAAAAGAAAGGGCGGAGAAGGAAAATATAGAAAGGCTTTCTCTCATAGACCCGCTCACCGGCGTCTTCAATCGCCGCGCCTTCTATCAGTTCTTATCCCAAGACATATCGGAAGGGCGGAGAAAAAATTCCCCGGTCAGCCTGGCGGTGTTTGATATAGACGAATTTAAGCACATTAATGATTCCTACGGTCATGCCTTTGGAGACATGATTCTGAAGCAGGTGACGTCTAAGTTTAGGGACCTGCTCAGGGAAGAGGATAAGATGTTTCGCTTGGGCGGGGATGAATTTGCCGTCATCATAAAGGCGGATAAGAAAGAGACCCATTCGGCAATTCAGCGAATCCTGAAGGAGGTTTCGGATAGCCGTAGTCCTCGAATAACGCTAAGCGGGGGAATTACCGGGATAGAGCCCGACGAGAATATAAGCGTCGACGAAGCGGTAAGACAGGCCGATAAGGCCTTATATCTGTCCAAGGAAAGCGGAAAAAACCAGGTTCTGCTATACGAGGGTGGCGACCGGAAAAGTGAATATGACGACCTCTTCTACCGCATGGCCGATTCCAAGGTTATCGAGGATATCAAAATCAAACTAAAAGAATTTGCAGCGGAGCAAATTACCTCCTCTCATTTAATCACAAAGGACCCGTACATTTATAAACACTCCATGGCAGTATCAAAACATGCGGTGCAATTAGGGAAAAAACTCAAGCTGTCCGACAACCGGGTTAAGAGTCTAAGATTTGGAGCGATACTTTACGATATCGGTATGATAGCCATACCGGAAGGAATACTGAATAAAAACTCGAAGCTTACGCCGGACGAATTTGAGATAATCAAATACCACCCGCTTATAGTGGCGAGATTGATTCAGCAGTTCCCTATTCTCCGGGACGTCCTTCCCGCCGTACTATATCATCACGAGTGGATTAACGGACATGGTTATCCCTTTGGGCTAGTGGGAGACTCCATACCTTTGGAAGCGAGGATCATCGCCGTAGTAGACGCATTCCATGCCATGCACAGCGACCGTCCCTATCGTCCCGTTCTTTCATTAGAAGAGTCTATCTCGGAAATTATTAAGGGCAGCGGAACAAAGTACGACCCACAGGTAGTGGAGGCTTTCCTGTCCTTGATGACCGAAAGGAAGCTGCTGGCTTAA
- a CDS encoding 2-isopropylmalate synthase has translation MSGNYIKIFDTTLRDGEQAPGCGMTAEEKLRVAHQLERLGVDIIEAGFPISSEGDFRSVKLIAEKIRGCEIAGLCRANFVDIDRGWEAIKGAENPRIHTFIATSDIHLQHKLKKTRDEVLEIISASVKHAKHYVDNVEFSCEDATRTDIDYLCRAVDIAIRAGATTINIPDTVGYTVPEEFAYIISTLKERVPGLDNVTLSVHCHNDLGLAVANSIAAIREGARQVECTINGLGERAGNASLEEIVMALKVRNDRNPYKTRIVTEQIYPTSRLVSQVTGVNVQPNKAIVGANAFAHEAGIHQDGVLKERITYEIMTPEEVGIPSNKIILGKHSGRHAFRKRLEEFGYFLNDKDFETAFKKFKDLSDKKKYVFDEDIEALISDEFLRSSDFYKIISVNFSSGTDMRPVATVKISIDGHEVTVSEYGSGPVDAVYKAISKATGMTPNLQSYVVAAITGGTDAQGEVTVRVEEDGIFSQGQGANTDVVVASAKAYVNALNKLRWRKEHPRRATTTGV, from the coding sequence ATGAGCGGTAATTACATCAAGATATTTGATACTACTTTGAGAGACGGGGAGCAGGCGCCCGGATGCGGCATGACTGCGGAAGAGAAGCTAAGGGTTGCCCATCAGCTCGAGAGATTGGGAGTTGATATCATCGAGGCTGGTTTTCCGATCTCATCGGAGGGGGATTTTCGGTCGGTAAAACTCATTGCCGAAAAAATAAGGGGCTGTGAGATAGCCGGCCTATGCCGGGCTAATTTCGTGGATATAGATAGAGGCTGGGAGGCGATAAAGGGGGCCGAAAACCCCAGAATCCACACCTTCATCGCTACATCCGATATCCACCTACAGCACAAACTAAAGAAAACGAGAGACGAAGTACTGGAAATCATAAGCGCCTCGGTGAAACACGCTAAGCACTATGTCGATAACGTCGAGTTTTCCTGTGAGGATGCCACTCGAACGGACATTGATTACCTTTGCCGGGCGGTGGATATAGCGATCAGGGCAGGCGCCACTACCATCAACATCCCGGATACGGTTGGATACACGGTGCCGGAGGAGTTTGCCTACATAATCAGCACCTTGAAGGAAAGGGTCCCCGGCCTTGACAATGTCACCCTGAGCGTTCACTGCCACAACGATTTAGGATTGGCAGTGGCTAACTCGATTGCCGCCATCAGGGAAGGTGCCAGGCAGGTCGAGTGCACCATCAACGGCCTTGGAGAGAGGGCCGGAAATGCTTCTCTTGAAGAGATAGTCATGGCCCTAAAGGTAAGAAACGACCGCAATCCTTATAAAACCAGGATAGTGACGGAGCAGATATATCCTACCAGCAGGCTAGTATCTCAGGTAACCGGGGTAAATGTCCAGCCGAACAAGGCCATAGTGGGGGCGAATGCATTTGCACACGAAGCAGGGATTCATCAGGATGGGGTGCTGAAGGAGAGAATCACTTATGAGATTATGACTCCAGAAGAGGTGGGCATCCCCTCAAACAAAATAATCCTTGGAAAGCATTCCGGCCGTCACGCGTTCAGGAAAAGGCTCGAGGAGTTTGGCTATTTCTTGAACGATAAGGATTTCGAGACCGCTTTCAAGAAGTTCAAGGACCTCTCCGACAAGAAGAAATACGTATTCGACGAGGACATAGAGGCTTTGATAAGCGATGAGTTTCTTCGCTCTTCAGACTTTTACAAGATCATTTCCGTAAACTTTTCCAGCGGCACGGATATGCGCCCTGTAGCCACGGTAAAGATCTCCATCGACGGGCATGAAGTGACCGTATCCGAGTATGGCAGCGGCCCGGTGGACGCCGTTTATAAAGCTATATCTAAGGCAACCGGAATGACCCCCAACCTTCAAAGCTACGTCGTGGCGGCGATTACCGGAGGTACGGATGCTCAGGGTGAGGTTACGGTAAGGGTAGAAGAGGACGGAATATTTTCTCAAGGGCAGGGTGCTAATACGGATGTGGTTGTAGCAAGCGCCAAGGCCTATGTGAATGCGCTTAATAAACTTCGCTGGCGAAAGGAACACCCAAGAAGGGCCACGACAACTGGAGTTTAG
- a CDS encoding type II toxin-antitoxin system Phd/YefM family antitoxin, protein MKIYTYSEARQKLALLLEEAQKEGSVGIRRRDGSTFILKPSSAMESPLDVEGVDTGITAREIVGFIHEGRKRYDNLDD, encoded by the coding sequence ATGAAAATATATACCTATTCTGAAGCACGGCAGAAGCTGGCGTTATTGCTGGAAGAAGCGCAAAAGGAAGGCTCGGTCGGAATCAGGCGGCGTGATGGGAGTACCTTTATCTTAAAACCCTCTTCGGCTATGGAATCGCCACTCGACGTCGAGGGGGTGGATACCGGAATCACCGCTCGTGAGATCGTAGGGTTTATACATGAAGGTCGTAAAAGGTATGATAACTTGGACGACTAA
- a CDS encoding AAA family ATPase, whose protein sequence is MAFPTEAIERLITAGYPLLYLISWEEERVENNLRLIGNRLFRDTPKFYTWSCTDGMRDGTGEIDGSRDVIQALEKVIDNRESGFYLFKDLHFFLNDPRLIRRLKDAYHALKKMHKTLFILSPLLTLPNELEREVTVVDVGLPDVDEATVIFDSAMSSMFDSPPDALDQELREKCIRAVLGLGATEMELALRRTFLGREKVDEGVVEALLEEKAQLIRKSGTLEFVRTRIGLDEIGGLENLKEWLETRSLAFSSRAREFGLDTPKGVLIMGISGCGKSLCAKAVATAWGLPLLRLELNQVYSGALGSPEEVFRRAIKTVEAAAPCVLWIDEIEAGITRSGEKTSDTPASRIFGYFLTWMQEKENPVFIAATANQIDLLPPEILRKGRFDEIFFVSLPSQKERKEIFRIHLSSRGRNPDSFDLDSIAKNTEGLSGAEIEQAVVSALFESFSKKKELDNKELIIAASSIVPLSTTMREEISKLERWATNRAVKASK, encoded by the coding sequence ATGGCATTTCCAACCGAAGCAATCGAGAGACTTATCACTGCCGGTTATCCACTTCTCTATCTTATCTCCTGGGAAGAAGAGCGCGTCGAGAATAATTTAAGGCTTATCGGAAACAGGCTTTTTAGGGATACCCCGAAGTTTTACACCTGGTCCTGTACCGATGGAATGAGAGACGGGACAGGCGAGATCGACGGTTCAAGGGACGTTATCCAGGCGCTGGAGAAGGTCATCGATAACCGGGAAAGCGGGTTTTATCTCTTCAAAGACCTCCATTTTTTTCTGAATGACCCCAGACTGATTAGAAGGCTTAAGGACGCTTACCATGCGCTTAAAAAAATGCACAAAACCCTTTTTATCCTCTCTCCGTTGTTAACCCTTCCCAACGAGCTGGAGAGAGAGGTAACCGTGGTCGACGTGGGACTTCCGGACGTAGACGAGGCCACCGTGATTTTTGACTCGGCGATGAGCTCCATGTTTGACAGTCCCCCGGACGCGCTCGACCAGGAGCTTAGAGAAAAATGTATTCGGGCCGTACTGGGCCTTGGAGCTACGGAGATGGAGCTGGCGCTTAGAAGGACCTTTCTGGGTAGAGAGAAAGTGGATGAGGGGGTAGTTGAGGCTTTACTAGAAGAGAAGGCACAACTTATAAGAAAATCCGGGACACTTGAGTTCGTCAGAACCCGTATCGGCCTTGATGAAATTGGCGGTCTTGAAAACTTGAAGGAATGGCTTGAGACAAGGTCCCTGGCTTTTTCCTCCAGGGCTAGGGAGTTTGGGCTTGACACCCCGAAGGGTGTCCTGATCATGGGGATAAGCGGGTGTGGAAAGAGCCTTTGCGCCAAGGCCGTGGCCACCGCCTGGGGGCTTCCGCTCTTGAGACTGGAGCTCAATCAGGTTTACAGCGGCGCTTTAGGAAGCCCGGAGGAGGTTTTTCGAAGGGCCATAAAGACAGTCGAGGCGGCCGCACCTTGCGTGCTTTGGATAGACGAGATTGAGGCGGGAATCACTAGGAGCGGGGAAAAAACCAGCGACACACCGGCATCAAGAATATTCGGGTACTTTCTTACATGGATGCAGGAAAAGGAGAATCCGGTCTTTATAGCCGCCACCGCAAATCAGATAGACCTGCTCCCTCCGGAGATTTTGAGGAAGGGACGTTTTGACGAGATCTTTTTTGTCTCGCTTCCCTCGCAGAAAGAGCGGAAGGAGATATTTCGGATTCACCTTTCCAGTCGCGGCAGGAACCCTGATTCATTTGACCTGGACTCGATTGCCAAAAACACCGAGGGGCTTTCCGGTGCAGAGATAGAACAGGCTGTCGTATCCGCCCTATTTGAATCCTTTTCGAAGAAAAAAGAACTGGATAACAAGGAATTGATAATTGCGGCATCATCCATCGTCCCGCTTTCTACGACTATGAGGGAGGAGATCTCCAAGCTGGAACGCTGGGCAACCAACCGGGCGGTAAAGGCGTCTAAATAA